In the genome of Phycisphaeraceae bacterium, one region contains:
- a CDS encoding LptF/LptG family permease, which yields MRILDRYIARQFVVNLATLLVLLMSLTVAIDVLLNLNRFVRVGAELAGESGSVRHVVNTTLWVIDLWGPRLLQLFNAIAGLTMVIAMGFTCSQLVKRRELVAALASGVSLQRLAAPFLVVALGVTALQALNQELVMPKVAHLLTRGSTDALRRELRPFETPVVKDGSGRLWYARVFDADTETLEGVFVWERDERGRVARRIQADRASWDGGGWRFENGRAGPDAVDRIATSLNPRVLVTRRFEGYGNNLSWRQIGDMFEGAPMEPQTRERFERIRWGRYATMAGNLLALVLVLPAFLVREPRNMLTQSMRAAPIAGLALGASAFAPAFALPGAPPQVGVFAAALILAPLALAAAVSVRT from the coding sequence GTGCGGATCCTCGATCGCTACATCGCGCGTCAGTTCGTCGTGAATCTCGCGACGCTGCTCGTGCTGCTGATGTCGCTGACGGTGGCGATCGACGTGCTGCTCAACCTGAACCGCTTCGTGCGCGTGGGCGCCGAGCTGGCGGGCGAGAGCGGGTCGGTGCGCCATGTCGTGAACACCACGCTGTGGGTGATCGACCTGTGGGGCCCGCGCCTGCTGCAGTTGTTCAACGCGATCGCGGGTCTGACGATGGTGATCGCGATGGGGTTCACCTGCTCGCAGCTGGTGAAGCGGCGCGAGCTGGTGGCGGCGCTGGCGTCGGGGGTGAGTCTGCAGCGTCTGGCGGCGCCCTTCCTAGTCGTGGCGCTGGGCGTGACGGCGCTGCAGGCGCTGAACCAGGAGCTGGTGATGCCCAAGGTGGCGCACCTGCTGACGCGCGGCTCGACCGACGCGCTGCGCCGCGAATTGCGCCCGTTCGAGACGCCGGTAGTGAAGGACGGCTCGGGCCGGCTGTGGTACGCGCGGGTGTTCGACGCCGACACGGAGACGCTCGAGGGCGTCTTTGTGTGGGAGCGCGACGAGCGTGGGCGCGTGGCGCGGCGGATCCAGGCGGACCGGGCGTCGTGGGACGGGGGCGGGTGGCGGTTCGAGAACGGTCGCGCCGGGCCCGACGCGGTCGATCGGATCGCAACGAGTCTCAACCCGCGCGTGCTCGTGACCAGACGGTTCGAGGGCTACGGGAACAACCTGTCGTGGAGACAGATCGGCGACATGTTCGAGGGCGCGCCGATGGAGCCCCAGACGCGCGAGCGGTTCGAGCGCATCCGCTGGGGGCGCTACGCGACGATGGCTGGGAATCTGCTGGCGCTGGTGCTGGTGCTGCCGGCGTTTCTGGTGCGCGAGCCGCGGAACATGCTGACGCAGTCGATGCGTGCCGCGCCGATCGCGGGGCTGGCGCTGGGCGCGTCGGCGTTCGCGCCGGCGTTCGCGTTGCCCGGCGCGCCGCCGCAGGTCGGCGTGTTCGCCGCGGCGTTGATCCTGGCGCCGCTGGCGCTGGCGGCGGCGGTGAGTGTGAGGACCTGA
- a CDS encoding DUF4190 domain-containing protein, which produces MSENPYASYPSYQDDPVDAFDGPSRLSIPAVLSLIAGLLCCLPGLGVLAMLLGMLGAISVSRSRGRLGGMPAAISGMALGLLSTIGWIVLAMGAGSGLSYWVTNITPPLSRIVEGAYLGDVAAVRAEMTPAGAGLITDEEIIAFGQAMRAEFGEFRGAPVTFNEWMQAAGEGFGRTGGQFGGSAQSAVPTLLFTDAGGVAVFGVFDPAGQPSQVFRYQDIFVLLPNGEALTLRDDGPARVEAIRLNFTPVTSQQLLDRALQAPEAPEAPVITPTLPDAPE; this is translated from the coding sequence ATGAGCGAAAACCCCTACGCGTCATACCCCAGTTATCAGGACGACCCGGTCGACGCCTTCGACGGCCCGTCGCGTCTGTCCATCCCCGCAGTGCTCTCGCTCATCGCGGGGCTGCTGTGCTGTCTGCCCGGCCTTGGCGTGCTGGCCATGCTGCTGGGCATGCTGGGCGCCATCAGCGTCTCGCGCTCGCGCGGGCGACTGGGCGGCATGCCCGCCGCGATCAGCGGCATGGCGCTGGGCCTGCTCTCGACCATCGGCTGGATCGTGCTCGCGATGGGCGCCGGCTCGGGCCTGTCGTACTGGGTCACGAATATCACCCCGCCCCTCAGCCGCATCGTTGAGGGCGCCTACCTCGGCGATGTCGCCGCCGTCCGCGCCGAGATGACCCCGGCAGGCGCAGGCCTCATCACCGACGAAGAGATCATCGCCTTCGGCCAGGCCATGCGCGCCGAGTTCGGCGAGTTCCGCGGCGCGCCCGTCACCTTCAACGAATGGATGCAGGCCGCCGGCGAGGGCTTCGGCCGCACCGGAGGCCAGTTCGGCGGGTCCGCCCAGAGCGCTGTCCCCACGCTCCTCTTCACCGACGCCGGCGGCGTCGCGGTCTTCGGCGTCTTCGATCCCGCGGGTCAGCCCTCGCAGGTCTTCCGCTACCAGGACATCTTCGTCCTGCTCCCCAACGGCGAGGCCCTCACCCTGCGCGACGACGGCCCGGCCAGGGTCGAAGCCATCCGACTCAACTTCACCCCCGTCACCTCCCAGCAACTCCTCGACCGCGCCCTCCAGGCCCCCGAGGCCCCCGAGGCCCCCGTCATAACGCCCACGCTCCCCGACGCGCCGGAGTGA
- the gatA gene encoding Asp-tRNA(Asn)/Glu-tRNA(Gln) amidotransferase subunit GatA, which produces MNPLDLTLIELRDAIHQRQVSAHDAVRASLDRIDAHDGALRSFLETFPDRALAAAKETDRRLAAGERVGPLAGVPVALKDNMCLNYGRTTCGSRFLEHYESPFTGTAVQKLLDAGAIPVGKTNLDEFAMGSSCEHSAFGPTFNPWDPTRVPGGSSGGSASCVAARMVSASLGSDTGGSIRQPASLTGLVGVKPTYGRVSRSGLVAFASSLDQIGPFTRTVADAALMLNTICGHDPLDSTSAAIDTPDFLHDLDRPIDGLRLGVPRQARSDRNHPAVAAAFEDAVETYRERGATIVDIDLPHLDYGIAAYYIVAPAEASSNLARFDGIRYGRRATITKDESLETLYARSRAEGFGPEVQRRIMLGTHVLSSGYYDAYYLTALKTRRLIKRDFDNAFSCEPGNPGAHAIIMPSAPGPAFTIGEKTGDPLALYLEDIYTVTANLAGVPGVSIPMGFAEKAGSKGENLPVGLQILCPPLEESRMLRVARMYEDATEWHTHAPAMLAR; this is translated from the coding sequence GTGAACCCACTCGACCTCACGCTCATCGAGCTCCGCGACGCCATCCACCAGCGCCAGGTCTCGGCCCACGACGCCGTCCGCGCGTCGCTCGACCGCATCGACGCGCACGACGGCGCGCTGCGCTCCTTCCTCGAGACCTTCCCCGACCGCGCCCTCGCCGCCGCGAAGGAAACCGACCGACGCCTCGCCGCCGGTGAGCGCGTCGGCCCGCTCGCAGGCGTCCCCGTCGCGCTCAAGGACAACATGTGCCTCAACTACGGGCGCACGACCTGCGGCAGCCGCTTCCTCGAGCACTACGAATCCCCCTTCACCGGCACCGCCGTCCAGAAACTCCTCGACGCCGGCGCCATCCCCGTCGGCAAGACCAACCTCGACGAGTTCGCGATGGGCTCCTCGTGCGAGCACTCCGCCTTCGGCCCCACCTTCAACCCCTGGGACCCCACGCGCGTGCCGGGCGGCTCCTCGGGCGGGTCCGCGTCGTGCGTCGCCGCACGCATGGTCAGCGCGTCCCTCGGCTCCGACACCGGCGGCTCCATCCGCCAGCCCGCGTCGTTGACGGGTCTTGTTGGCGTCAAGCCCACCTACGGGCGCGTCTCGCGCTCCGGCCTCGTCGCCTTCGCCAGCAGTCTCGACCAGATCGGCCCCTTCACCCGCACCGTCGCCGACGCGGCGCTCATGCTCAACACGATCTGCGGCCACGACCCGCTCGACTCCACCAGCGCCGCGATCGACACCCCCGACTTCCTCCACGATCTCGACCGCCCCATCGACGGCCTGCGCCTGGGCGTCCCCCGACAGGCGCGCAGCGACCGCAACCACCCCGCCGTCGCCGCCGCCTTCGAAGACGCCGTCGAAACCTACCGCGAGCGCGGCGCCACCATCGTCGACATCGACCTGCCCCACCTCGACTACGGCATCGCCGCCTACTACATCGTCGCCCCCGCCGAGGCATCCTCCAACCTCGCCCGCTTCGACGGCATCCGCTACGGCCGACGCGCGACCATCACGAAAGACGAATCGCTCGAAACCCTCTACGCGCGCAGCCGCGCCGAGGGCTTCGGCCCCGAGGTCCAGCGCCGCATCATGCTCGGCACCCACGTGCTCAGCAGCGGCTACTACGACGCCTACTACCTCACCGCCCTCAAGACCCGCCGCCTCATCAAGCGCGACTTCGACAACGCCTTCTCCTGCGAACCCGGCAACCCCGGCGCCCACGCCATCATCATGCCCAGCGCGCCCGGACCGGCCTTCACCATCGGCGAGAAAACCGGCGACCCCCTCGCCCTCTACCTCGAAGACATCTACACCGTCACCGCCAACCTCGCCGGCGTGCCCGGCGTGTCGATCCCCATGGGCTTCGCCGAGAAGGCCGGCAGCAAGGGCGAGAACCTCCCCGTCGGTCTCCAGATCCTCTGCCCTCCACTCGAAGAATCCCGCATGCTCCGCGTCGCGCGCATGTACGAAGACGCCACCGAGTGGCACACCCACGCGCCCGCCATGCTCGCGCGCTGA
- a CDS encoding carbon-nitrogen hydrolase gives MTTNTDPSRSRAPTFTIGLVQRVCGEDVAQNVARALDGVREAASKGAQIVCLQEMFNTRYFCKAEDHSKFDLAEGLMPPDTGETVRRVRDCAKELGVVIIAPIFEKRGPGLYHNSAAVIDADGSLLGAYRKMHIPDDPLYYEKFFFAPGETDAHAGAIEEHAAKVRSANGFKVWRTRYADLGVLICWDQWYPEGARITALLGAEILFYPTAIGWIVGDEHEFAGDHREGWRTIQRSHAIANEVYVAAPNRTGNEPHPGTQGVRYWGSSFVADPLGNIVKDAPVDEEAVLVHVCERRQIEEARRLWPFLRDRRIDAYGPITKRWMGA, from the coding sequence ATGACGACGAACACCGATCCTTCACGGTCCCGGGCCCCCACCTTCACCATCGGGCTCGTGCAGCGCGTCTGCGGCGAGGATGTGGCGCAGAACGTGGCGCGCGCGCTGGACGGCGTGCGCGAGGCGGCGTCGAAGGGCGCCCAGATCGTCTGCCTGCAGGAGATGTTCAACACGCGGTATTTCTGCAAGGCCGAGGACCACTCGAAGTTCGACCTGGCGGAGGGGCTGATGCCCCCGGACACGGGCGAAACGGTGCGGCGGGTGCGGGACTGCGCGAAGGAACTGGGCGTGGTCATCATCGCGCCGATCTTCGAGAAGCGCGGGCCGGGGCTGTACCACAACTCGGCGGCGGTGATCGACGCCGACGGTTCGCTGCTGGGCGCGTATCGCAAGATGCACATCCCCGACGACCCGCTCTATTACGAGAAGTTCTTCTTCGCGCCGGGCGAGACCGACGCGCACGCCGGGGCGATCGAGGAGCACGCTGCGAAGGTGCGGTCGGCGAACGGGTTCAAGGTGTGGCGCACGCGCTACGCGGACCTGGGCGTGCTGATCTGCTGGGACCAGTGGTACCCCGAGGGCGCGCGGATCACGGCGCTGCTGGGCGCGGAGATCCTGTTCTATCCCACGGCGATCGGGTGGATCGTGGGGGACGAACACGAGTTCGCCGGCGACCATCGCGAGGGGTGGCGCACGATCCAGCGCTCGCACGCGATCGCGAACGAGGTGTATGTCGCGGCGCCGAACCGCACGGGCAACGAGCCCCACCCCGGCACGCAGGGCGTGCGCTACTGGGGGTCGTCGTTCGTGGCTGACCCGCTTGGCAACATCGTGAAGGACGCGCCGGTGGACGAAGAGGCGGTGCTGGTGCACGTGTGCGAGCGCCGGCAGATCGAGGAGGCGCGCCGGCTGTGGCCGTTCCTGCGCGACCGGCGGATCGACGCGTACGGGCCGATCACGAAGCGTTGGATGGGCGCGTGA
- a CDS encoding uracil-DNA glycosylase yields the protein MATRSTSSNALRQHARTALLMGVDFLPVSSRAPEAVQEAPRGQPPIIEVEVKAAVAPAPEAPVGGKQALLDDLKRRHDAQCAHCTVAPPFTQTVFGEGDPDAGLMFIGEAPGAEEDKTGRPFVGRAGEKLNDMIRAMGLAREDVYIANILKARPPNNATPTPDESERCGVWLREQIRIIHPRVIVTLGKPAANYMLNNRDAMGSLRGVWHEYRDDTLVIPLMPTFHPAYLLRAYTPENRKKVWSDLKAAMERLQEGKRQ from the coding sequence ATGGCGACCCGCAGCACATCGTCAAACGCCCTCCGCCAGCACGCCCGCACCGCACTCCTCATGGGCGTCGACTTCCTCCCCGTCTCCTCACGCGCCCCCGAAGCAGTGCAGGAAGCCCCCCGGGGGCAGCCGCCCATCATCGAGGTCGAGGTCAAAGCCGCCGTCGCGCCAGCGCCCGAAGCGCCGGTGGGGGGGAAGCAGGCCCTCCTCGACGACCTCAAACGCCGCCACGACGCCCAGTGCGCCCACTGCACCGTCGCGCCGCCCTTCACGCAGACCGTCTTCGGCGAGGGCGACCCCGACGCCGGCCTCATGTTCATCGGCGAAGCCCCCGGCGCTGAGGAAGACAAGACCGGACGCCCCTTCGTCGGACGCGCCGGCGAGAAACTCAACGACATGATCCGCGCCATGGGCCTCGCGCGCGAAGACGTCTACATCGCCAACATCCTCAAGGCCCGCCCGCCCAACAACGCCACGCCCACGCCCGACGAGTCCGAGCGCTGCGGCGTCTGGCTCCGCGAACAGATCCGCATCATCCACCCACGCGTCATCGTCACCCTCGGAAAGCCCGCCGCCAACTACATGCTCAACAACCGCGACGCCATGGGCTCACTCCGCGGCGTCTGGCACGAATACCGCGACGACACCCTCGTCATCCCCCTGATGCCCACCTTCCACCCCGCCTACCTCCTCCGCGCCTACACCCCCGAAAACCGCAAAAAAGTCTGGAGCGACCTCAAAGCCGCCATGGAGCGGCTGCAAGAGGGCAAGAGGCAGTAG
- a CDS encoding PEP-CTERM sorting domain-containing protein (PEP-CTERM proteins occur, often in large numbers, in the proteomes of bacteria that also encode an exosortase, a predicted intramembrane cysteine proteinase. The presence of a PEP-CTERM domain at a protein's C-terminus predicts cleavage within the sorting domain, followed by covalent anchoring to some some component of the (usually Gram-negative) cell surface. Many PEP-CTERM proteins exhibit an unusual sequence composition that includes large numbers of potential glycosylation sites. Expression of one such protein has been shown restore the ability of a bacterium to form floc, a type of biofilm.), with product MRPTARQTKLTLLALAGGASLSAGSIAAPIVFHQDFEKANTVGKEWSQRGISNTQELGKFSNRMNNGELTLTVDTMNNQVYTLVFDLYVFGDWNGKNGTFSVRAEGNELFRETFSNTGDFSAQTYAGAPDLFGDLGYAKSMDSAYRAITMEFDGRNPSTTLRFMAQGLGNMGSQSWAIDNVSVFQGVLSAAAPAVPGPATTVGLGLLGGAAMLRRRRRTAVVVGALAGGVAASANAGVVVYQQDFENASLIGPEWSNTKTDFAPAFTRFSQRRSNEQLTLMLDTTPGGMYSLLFDLYLIDSWDGSHPSWGNDRFEVTIGGQVVFSELLDNKVDSPYSTYRNPDEIGYFGFGARDVDRDTIFRGIALEFGATGSQTLVVFSASGLQERSDESWGIDNVFVTMAPIPSPATAGFALFGAAAMLRRRRAVAAAALAAGAAGAAATSANAGVVVYQQDFERASLIGPEWSSNKTDFAAPFTRFSQRRTNDQLTLTINTIAGRLHTLQFDLYLIDSWDGSDPTWGQDRFNVKADGALLFSEFLDNSMNSPNSSYRNPDEVGHLGFGSRDFDRDTIYRGITLEFTANHAQTTFAFFGSGLQSKSDESWGIDNVIVTMAAIPSPATACVMLGAGAALAGRRRRE from the coding sequence ATGCGACCGACCGCCCGCCAGACCAAGTTGACGCTGCTCGCCCTCGCCGGGGGCGCTTCGCTTTCGGCGGGCTCGATCGCGGCGCCCATCGTGTTCCACCAGGACTTCGAGAAGGCCAACACCGTCGGCAAGGAGTGGAGCCAGCGGGGCATCTCGAACACGCAGGAGCTCGGCAAGTTCTCCAACCGGATGAACAACGGCGAGCTGACCCTGACCGTGGACACGATGAACAACCAGGTCTACACGCTGGTGTTCGACCTGTATGTGTTCGGCGACTGGAACGGCAAGAACGGGACCTTCAGCGTGCGCGCCGAGGGCAACGAGCTGTTCCGCGAGACCTTCTCGAACACGGGCGACTTCTCGGCGCAGACGTATGCCGGCGCGCCGGACCTGTTCGGGGATCTGGGGTACGCGAAGTCGATGGACTCGGCGTACCGCGCGATCACGATGGAGTTCGACGGGCGCAACCCGTCGACGACGCTGCGCTTCATGGCGCAGGGTCTGGGCAACATGGGCTCGCAGTCGTGGGCGATCGACAATGTCAGCGTGTTCCAGGGCGTGCTGAGCGCGGCGGCGCCCGCGGTGCCCGGGCCCGCGACGACGGTGGGGCTCGGTCTGCTCGGCGGCGCGGCGATGCTGCGGCGCAGGCGCCGGACGGCGGTGGTCGTCGGCGCGCTCGCCGGCGGCGTGGCGGCGTCGGCGAACGCCGGCGTCGTGGTGTACCAGCAGGACTTCGAGAACGCCTCGCTCATCGGGCCCGAGTGGTCGAACACCAAGACCGACTTCGCGCCGGCGTTCACGCGCTTCAGCCAGCGCCGCTCGAACGAGCAGCTCACGCTGATGCTCGACACGACGCCGGGCGGGATGTACTCGCTGCTGTTCGATCTGTACCTGATCGACTCGTGGGACGGTTCGCACCCGAGCTGGGGCAACGACCGCTTCGAGGTGACCATCGGCGGCCAGGTCGTCTTCAGCGAACTGCTGGATAACAAGGTTGACTCGCCGTACTCGACCTATCGAAACCCCGACGAGATCGGGTACTTCGGCTTCGGCGCGCGCGACGTCGACCGCGACACGATCTTCCGCGGCATCGCGCTCGAGTTCGGCGCGACGGGCTCGCAGACGCTCGTGGTGTTCTCGGCGTCGGGGCTGCAGGAGCGCAGCGACGAGTCGTGGGGCATCGACAATGTCTTCGTGACGATGGCGCCGATCCCGTCGCCCGCGACCGCGGGCTTCGCGCTGTTCGGGGCGGCGGCGATGCTTCGGCGCAGGCGCGCCGTCGCGGCTGCGGCTCTGGCCGCTGGGGCTGCGGGCGCGGCCGCGACCTCGGCGAACGCGGGCGTCGTGGTGTACCAGCAGGACTTCGAGCGCGCGTCGCTCATCGGCCCGGAGTGGTCGAGCAACAAGACGGACTTCGCTGCGCCGTTCACGCGGTTCAGCCAGCGTCGCACGAACGACCAGCTGACGCTGACGATCAACACGATCGCCGGGCGCCTGCACACCCTGCAGTTCGATCTGTACCTGATCGATTCGTGGGACGGCTCGGACCCGACCTGGGGCCAGGACCGCTTCAACGTGAAGGCGGACGGGGCGCTCCTGTTCAGCGAGTTTCTGGACAACAGCATGAACTCGCCCAACTCGAGCTATCGCAACCCCGACGAGGTCGGGCACCTGGGGTTCGGGTCGCGTGATTTCGACCGCGACACGATCTATCGGGGCATCACGCTCGAGTTCACGGCGAACCACGCCCAGACGACGTTCGCGTTCTTCGGCTCTGGGCTTCAGAGCAAGAGCGACGAATCGTGGGGGATCGACAACGTGATCGTGACGATGGCGGCGATCCCGTCGCCCGCGACCGCCTGCGTGATGCTGGGCGCCGGCGCGGCGCTCGCCGGGCGTCGTCGTCGCGAATGA
- a CDS encoding aminotransferase class IV: protein MPTTVWINGEFIDPAHATVSAFDAGFQHAVGLFETLHARNGRALHLWRHLTRLQNSARELGLSSELRVNPLAEAITRTIERAQLPDARVRVTITAGDTNLLAAARAGSTDEPQATVLIVAQPATTYPDAMFERGVIVGIAEPRLNPLDPTLGHKTINYWMRLRELQIASQRGGAEAIFFTLSNHLAGGAVSNLFLVKNGVLFTPIARGEEPTDQGRALRSPVLPGITRSAIFDFAKDIGAETDIRMLTINDLLDADEVFLTNSSWGVLPVVQVEAGHIADARPGPVTRDLRARWLHALDNPSDS, encoded by the coding sequence ATGCCCACCACCGTCTGGATCAACGGCGAGTTCATCGACCCGGCGCACGCCACGGTCTCGGCCTTCGACGCCGGCTTCCAGCACGCCGTCGGACTCTTCGAGACGCTCCACGCCAGGAACGGGCGCGCGCTCCACCTCTGGCGCCACCTCACGCGCCTGCAGAACTCCGCCCGCGAGCTCGGCCTCTCCTCCGAGCTGCGCGTCAACCCACTCGCCGAAGCCATCACGCGCACCATCGAACGCGCGCAGCTCCCCGACGCGCGCGTCCGCGTCACCATCACCGCCGGCGACACCAACCTCCTCGCCGCCGCCCGCGCCGGTTCGACCGACGAGCCCCAGGCCACCGTCCTCATCGTCGCCCAGCCCGCCACCACCTACCCCGACGCCATGTTCGAGCGCGGCGTCATCGTCGGCATCGCCGAGCCACGCCTCAACCCACTCGACCCGACCCTCGGCCACAAAACCATCAACTACTGGATGCGCCTCCGAGAACTCCAGATCGCCTCGCAACGAGGCGGCGCGGAAGCCATCTTCTTCACCCTCTCCAACCACCTCGCCGGCGGCGCCGTCAGCAACCTCTTCCTCGTCAAGAACGGCGTCCTCTTCACCCCCATCGCGCGCGGCGAGGAACCCACCGACCAGGGGCGCGCCCTCCGCTCCCCCGTCCTCCCGGGCATCACCCGCAGCGCGATCTTCGACTTCGCCAAAGACATCGGCGCCGAGACCGACATCCGCATGCTCACCATCAACGACCTCCTCGACGCCGACGAGGTCTTCCTCACCAACTCGTCCTGGGGCGTCCTCCCGGTCGTGCAGGTCGAGGCCGGACACATCGCCGACGCCCGGCCCGGGCCGGTCACGCGCGACCTGCGCGCACGCTGGCTCCACGCGCTCGACAACCCTTCCGATTCCTGA
- a CDS encoding GNAT family N-acetyltransferase, translated as MRPPLAITLKDGSQALLRRVTPDDSPDILRLEHEVVRDGRGMVRAESDLPPSVEAHRKALRPWVANEHPDDYGLMLVVEATPPREADLRILGAGYFRRFKPAKIRHVVQVSLEVHPAAQGLGVGRAIMVGLLDWARAAEVNRVQLNVLADNHRAIALYESLGFEKIGHRRRFARDPDGAERDDLEMGLLLDEAGTRHQA; from the coding sequence ATGCGACCGCCCCTCGCCATCACGCTCAAGGACGGCTCCCAAGCCCTCCTCCGACGCGTCACGCCCGACGATTCTCCGGACATCCTGAGACTCGAGCACGAGGTCGTCCGCGACGGGCGCGGCATGGTCCGCGCCGAGTCCGACCTGCCCCCCAGCGTCGAGGCCCATCGCAAAGCCCTCCGACCATGGGTCGCCAACGAGCACCCCGACGATTACGGGCTCATGCTCGTCGTCGAAGCAACGCCCCCTCGTGAGGCCGACCTGCGCATCCTTGGCGCCGGCTACTTCCGGCGCTTCAAACCCGCCAAGATCCGCCACGTCGTCCAGGTCTCGCTCGAGGTCCACCCAGCGGCGCAGGGGCTGGGCGTCGGGCGCGCCATCATGGTCGGCCTCCTCGACTGGGCCCGCGCCGCCGAGGTGAACCGCGTCCAGCTCAACGTCCTCGCCGACAACCACCGGGCCATCGCGCTCTACGAGTCCCTCGGCTTCGAAAAAATCGGCCACCGCCGACGATTCGCCCGCGACCCCGACGGCGCCGAACGCGACGACCTCGAGATGGGCTTGCTCCTGGATGAAGCAGGCACGAGGCATCAGGCATAA
- a CDS encoding agmatine deiminase family protein, whose translation MTNYRMPVEWAPHEATWLGWPAEETDWPGKLEQAKWGMCEFARTITRDSALRGAPAERVEMLCRDESQRDEAHDFLRMAGVDMGRVRLHVFETDRTWLRDCAPTFVRDTKSDALVAIDWRFTGWARYPNHRKDDMVPTLVEKVTGAKRVEAARPDNGERLVLEGGAIEIGANGVVLVTEECLLDQERQCRNPRMSRADYERALKQYLGATRVVWLGMGATADDTHGHIDDIARFVPRQGSGGREVVLLAYEEDRQDENHEPSVENARRLEDAGFEVVRVPYPEPVFFDGERLPASYANFYACNAGVLVPVFNDPRDAEALRIIGAQFPDRPALPVYARDLVLGTGTLHCLSQQQPR comes from the coding sequence ATGACGAACTATCGCATGCCTGTGGAGTGGGCCCCTCACGAGGCGACCTGGCTTGGGTGGCCGGCGGAGGAGACGGACTGGCCCGGCAAGCTGGAGCAGGCCAAGTGGGGCATGTGCGAGTTTGCGCGGACGATCACGCGCGACAGCGCGCTGCGCGGCGCGCCGGCGGAGCGCGTGGAGATGCTGTGCCGCGATGAATCGCAGCGCGACGAGGCGCACGACTTCCTGCGCATGGCGGGCGTGGACATGGGGCGTGTGCGCCTGCACGTGTTCGAGACGGACCGGACCTGGCTGCGCGACTGCGCCCCCACCTTCGTGCGCGACACGAAGTCGGACGCGCTGGTGGCGATCGACTGGCGGTTCACGGGGTGGGCGCGGTACCCGAACCATCGCAAGGACGACATGGTCCCGACGCTGGTGGAGAAGGTGACGGGGGCGAAGCGCGTGGAGGCGGCGCGTCCGGACAACGGGGAGCGTCTGGTGCTGGAGGGCGGGGCGATCGAGATCGGCGCGAACGGGGTGGTGCTGGTGACGGAGGAGTGCCTGCTGGATCAGGAGAGGCAGTGCCGCAACCCTCGGATGAGCCGGGCGGACTACGAGCGCGCGCTGAAGCAGTATCTGGGCGCGACGCGGGTGGTGTGGCTGGGGATGGGGGCGACGGCGGACGACACGCACGGGCACATCGACGACATCGCGCGGTTCGTGCCGCGGCAGGGGTCGGGCGGTCGCGAGGTGGTGCTGCTGGCGTATGAAGAGGATCGGCAGGACGAGAACCACGAGCCGAGCGTGGAGAACGCGCGCCGGCTGGAGGACGCGGGCTTCGAGGTCGTGAGGGTCCCGTATCCCGAGCCGGTGTTCTTCGACGGCGAGCGCCTGCCGGCGAGTTACGCGAACTTCTACGCGTGCAACGCGGGCGTGCTGGTGCCGGTGTTCAACGACCCGCGCGACGCGGAGGCGCTGCGGATCATCGGCGCGCAGTTCCCGGACCGGCCGGCGCTGCCGGTGTACGCGCGCGACCTTGTTCTCGGAACGGGCACGCTGCATTGCCTGAGCCAGCAGCAGCCGCGCTGA